A genomic segment from Fibrobacter sp. UWR4 encodes:
- a CDS encoding DUF5662 family protein, which translates to MFHPIRHFITITKHRNEVIRLCFKAGIGFQGLFHDLSKYSPTEFIPGAKYYTGTESPNNGERRDTGYSLAWMHHKGRNKHHFEFWYDYEMATKKIVPMPMPDRYIKEMFCDRVAASKTYGGKDYDRTSPLLYLTKSTAHEKMAEVTYKKLLYLLTMLAENGEKETLRFIRNCKELPTE; encoded by the coding sequence ATGTTTCACCCGATCCGACATTTTATTACCATCACCAAGCACAGAAACGAAGTGATTCGTTTATGTTTCAAGGCAGGCATCGGATTCCAGGGCTTGTTCCACGATCTTTCCAAGTACAGCCCCACGGAATTCATTCCCGGCGCAAAGTACTACACCGGCACGGAATCCCCAAACAACGGGGAACGCCGCGACACAGGCTATAGCCTGGCGTGGATGCATCACAAGGGCAGAAACAAGCATCATTTTGAATTCTGGTACGACTACGAAATGGCTACCAAAAAAATCGTGCCCATGCCTATGCCGGACCGTTACATCAAGGAAATGTTCTGCGACCGCGTAGCCGCCTCCAAGACCTATGGCGGCAAGGATTACGACCGCACAAGCCCTCTGCTTTACCTGACAAAAAGTACCGCCCACGAAAAAATGGCGGAAGTCACCTACAAAAAGCTTCTTTACCTTTTAACCATGCTTGCGGAAAACGGAGAAAAGGAGACCTTACGTTTTATTCGCAACTGTAAAGAACTCCCTACGGAATAA
- a CDS encoding YeiH family protein: MKEKIAKIAFVALILVACCPYVASWMALLAGIVYAFAFGGPAFPKFAKKTQKYLLQGCVVGLGFGMNLQAALASGKDGMMFTIVSVVSVMVLGFIIGKVIKVDTKTSYLISSGTAICGGSAIAAVAPVVDADDKQMSVSLGTVFVLNALALLIFPPLGHYFGLTNQQFGEWAAIAIHDTSSVVGAAAAYSDESLQVAAMVKCTRALWILPLALITMVFFRKNSGKGKFDVIPWFIFLFAIAMVINTYLFPAIGVPAEVGKYIVMVAKRGFAITLFLIGTGLSKDALKKCGAKPFIQGVVLWAVIGVGSLLVIKGF; encoded by the coding sequence ATGAAAGAAAAAATTGCAAAGATTGCCTTCGTGGCACTAATCCTGGTCGCCTGCTGCCCATACGTTGCTTCCTGGATGGCACTTTTGGCAGGCATCGTTTATGCGTTCGCCTTCGGCGGCCCCGCATTCCCCAAGTTCGCCAAGAAGACCCAGAAGTACTTGCTCCAGGGCTGCGTGGTGGGCCTCGGTTTCGGCATGAACTTGCAGGCAGCACTTGCCAGCGGTAAGGACGGCATGATGTTCACCATCGTTTCCGTGGTTTCCGTCATGGTGCTTGGTTTCATCATCGGCAAGGTCATCAAGGTGGACACCAAGACTTCCTACCTGATTTCCAGCGGCACCGCAATTTGCGGCGGTTCCGCCATTGCAGCAGTGGCTCCCGTTGTGGACGCCGACGACAAGCAGATGAGCGTTTCATTGGGAACGGTCTTCGTGCTGAACGCTCTTGCCCTCCTGATTTTCCCGCCCCTTGGCCATTACTTCGGCCTCACCAACCAGCAGTTCGGTGAATGGGCGGCCATCGCCATCCACGATACCAGTTCCGTGGTAGGTGCCGCAGCAGCCTACAGCGACGAATCCCTCCAGGTGGCCGCCATGGTGAAGTGCACCCGAGCCCTCTGGATTCTGCCTCTCGCCCTCATCACCATGGTGTTCTTCCGCAAGAATTCCGGCAAGGGCAAATTCGATGTGATTCCCTGGTTCATTTTCCTCTTCGCCATCGCCATGGTCATCAACACCTACCTGTTCCCCGCCATCGGCGTTCCTGCTGAAGTGGGCAAGTACATCGTGATGGTCGCCAAGCGCGGTTTCGCCATTACTTTGTTCCTCATCGGTACAGGCCTTTCCAAGGATGCCCTCAAGAAGTGCGGTGCCAAACCCTTCATTCAGGGCGTTGTCCTTTGGGCAGTCATCGGCGTGGGAAGCCTCCTGGTCATCAAGGGTTTCTAA